The Gloeomargarita lithophora Alchichica-D10 genomic sequence AGTGATATGCACGGGGATTTTGGTTCCCCGGAAAGCCGGGGCAATCCCAATTCTTTGGTACTAATGGATAGCCCGGAGGTGGGGCGCATTTTTGGGGAAGAATTTAACATCATGTGGGGGGATGGACCGGGGGGGGCACCGGACAGTAAATTTGGGATTCAAAAGCCCCTGCGAGAACCGCAAACGGTTAATTTAGGAGCCGGGACGGTGACGATTAACTTTTCCCCCGCCCGCCGTCGCCAGTGGGATCAAAGTACCAATGCTTTGATTGCCAATACCCTCAGCCAAGCCCAAAATAAAATTGATTTGGCTCTGTTTGTTTTTTCCGAACAAAAATTGGCAGATGTGATGGAACCTTTGCATAATAAGGGGGTAAAAATTCGGGCATTGGTTGAACCGGATTTTGCGTTCAAATATTACAATGAAACCCTGGATATGTGGGGAATAGCTCTGCCCCGCAAAGGCACCTGCAAGTATGAACCGGAAAATGCTCCCTGGGCGAATCCAGCCCGGGAGGTGGGGGTGCCCAAATTACCCAAGGGTGACCGATTACACCACAAGTTTGGGTTGATTGATAATTATGTGGTGATCGTCGGTTCCCACAACTGGACACCGGCGGGAAATCATAACAATGATGAGACGTTATTGGTGATTAAAAATGCTACGGTGGCGGCGCATTTTGACCGGGAATTTAACCGTTTGATGCAGAATGTGGAACTGGGTCCCCCCGGTTGGTTGCTGAAGGCGGTCAAGGAAGCGGATCAAGAGTGTGGTTAGCATGACCCTGCCTGAATCCTATCGCCCTGGGGTGGTGCTGGGGGCGGCACTAATAACGGGGATAATGGTGGGCTTGGTGGGGGGTGGCTTCCGCCAGGCGGTGAGTTGGGGTACCCAGACTCGTTTCGACCTATTGGCCGCCCTGGGTCACAGTTCTGGGGGGCAACTGGGACTGGCACTGGGGGTTTCGGTGGTGATGGTGCTGGCGGGGTTTTGGTTGATGCGCTGGTTGGCACCGGAAACGGGGGGCAGTGGCATTCCCCAAATTGAGGGTTTTTTGGCGGGCAAGTTACCTCTGCGGAGTGGCCGGGTTTTGCCGGTGAAATTTGTGGCGGGCTGGCTAATGTTGGTCAGTGGCATGGTCTTGGGGCGGGAGGGGCCGACGATTCAGATGGGGGGGAGTATGGGGCACCTGACCAGCCGTTGGGGGCAGTTGTCTCAGGAAGAATCGCGGGTGTTGGTGGCGGCGGGGGCGGCGGCGGGGTTGACGGCGGCGTTTAATGCGCCTTTGGCGGGGATTTTGTTTGTCCTAGAAGAAATGCGTCCCCGGTTTCAGAACGACACCCGGGCGTACCAGGGGATCACCTTGGCCTGTGTGATGGTGATGGTGGTGGTGCAGGCGTTGGGCTGGAATGAGACGGTTTTACCCGTGAAAATCTATGGGGCGCCGCCTTGGGTGTCTTTGTGGGTGTTTGCCCTGACCGGGGCGGCTCTGGGGGTGATTGGCTATGTTTTCAATCGGGGGTTGGTATTGGCTTTAGATATATTGGGGCAGTCGGGGCGGCGATTTTTCTCGCTCCAGGCGGTTATATTTGGCGGACTGGTGGGGGTTTTGGGGTATATTTACCAACCCAGCTTGGGTAGTAATGAGCATTTGTACCACCCCTTGATCAGCGGCGGGGAACAGGTAATTCTCTGGTCGCTGGATCGTTTGGCGGCGGTGCCGGAAATTTGGGGTTTGTTTCTCTTGCGTTTGGTAATGACTTTGCTGTGTTATGGGTCGGGGGCACCGGGGGGGATTTTTGCGCCCCTGTTGGCGATTGCCACCCTATTTAGCCAGGGTTTGGGACGGGAGGTGTATGCGCTGTTCCCCCAATGGCTACCGGAACCGGGCATATTGACCATTGCCGGGATGGGGGGCTTGGTGGCGGCGACCGTGCGGGCACCGTTGACGGCGATTGTTTTAACTTTGGAAATCACGGGAAATTATCAACTGATCCTGCCGTTGTTGGTAACTTGTCTCACGGCGACTTTGACGGCGCAATATCTGGGGGGTGAACCCATTTATGAAGTATTATTGGCTCGGATGTTGGGACAAAATCGGGCACATTAGGGGTAATTTCTCACGAAAATCTAAAGGTTTTTAGGAAAACTTGACTTTAATCTGGGGACAATCTGGTAAAAGAAGGTAGTGGGTTTGGGGAGTCGGAAGTGGGGCGTTCCTGGTGGCTGGTGGGTTTAGGTTGTGGTTGGTTGCTGGGTGGGGCAATGCCAGGGCTGAGTCAACCGGCACGCACGGTGCAAAAAATTCCCTTTCGGAATTTGGGCTTTACTCGCCCGGTGGTGTTGCGGGGAGCCAGCCCGGAATTTGGGGTAAGTATTCCCCTATTTAGCCGCACTCTGGAACCGGCACAGAGTTTTGTGCAATTAGAACTTGCTCCTTCGCCGGTGTTGAAACCCAGTTCTACGGTGCGGATTTCCCTCAATGGTCGCCCGGAGCGGGTGATCCAGGTGAAGGATTTATTGCCGCAAAAAAGTATAAAAATTCCCTTGCGTTTGCCGCCGCCGGGGGAGCGGTTTATTGCGGTGGGGGTGGAAAGTTTTTTGCAAATTACCCCGGATTTTTGTGAGGATGTGGCCTCCGGGAATTTGTTTTTGACCGTGGGGGAAAATAGCTTTTTCCAAGTCGTGCAAACGGAACAGGATACGCCGATTAGTTATTGGTTTCGTCCCACCTATAACCGGGTGGTGCTGGTGGTTCCAGAATCAATGGATGTGCCAACGACGCAGGCGGCGCTCTGGATGTACAGCCTGTTGAATTATCGCTTTCGGGAGTCGCGGGTGCCAATTGGTTGGGTTGCGGGCAAACTGGAATCCCTAAAGTTGGATCAGAACACGGAAGCCGCTGTGGTGTTGCACCAGGACGAAAAAGCTCCCAATATCCAACGCCAGGGGCATATCCTCCGGGTACGGGCGCAACCCCAAGTGGTGCAGTCCTTAGCCCAGGCGGAACCGGCGTTTATGGCACCGGGGGTACAGGTGGTGGCCTCTGACCCGGCGGCACCCCGGCGTTTGCGGGATCGGCGTTTATTCACAGAATTGGGCTGGAATGAAACGGTGAAAACCGGCTTGGGGAATCAAAGTTTTCGCTTGACCTTTGATTTAGCCCAGTTGGGAGGCCGCCCCCAGGATTTGTCCCTAGCGTTGCGCTCCCGGTTCAGCCAGGCCAGTACCGATGATGCGGGAGCGTTGAGTGCCCAGATTTTTCTCAACGGCACGTTCATCAATAGTTTGAATGTGGGCACCCAGACCCAACTAAATACCACTCTGGCGTTGCCGGAGTCCCGCCTACAACGCAGTAATAATCTGGACGTGGTATTCGCGGTGGCGCAACGGGATTGCCGTTCCCCCCGCCCGGTGACGGTGCAGGTGTTGGGTGCGTCCTACCTGGATTGGAATGGCTACCAGCGACCCCAGGGAAATTTTGATGACGTGCCCCAGGATTTTTTGGGGGCGGGGCAGGTGGTGGTGGCGGTGGATAATCCGGCAGTGGTGGCGGGGACGGCGCAGGTGTTGGGGATGCTCAGCCGCAGTGGGGGACGGCCCTTATTGCCAGAACTATTGCCCGCCGCCGAGGTGAAAAATTGGGCAAACTTACCCCAGCGTCCCCAGTGGCGGTTGCTAGGTACTGAGCCGGGGGTGCGCCTGAATAGCCCGATCCGGTTGGGGCAAAGTTTTGAAATCATTAACCCCATTAACCAAAGGACACTTTTGCAGGCCGAACCGGGGGCAAGCATTGGGTTACTGCAAGCGTTTTCTCACCAGGGGGTACCGACCCTCTGGCTGTCCTGGTGGGGGGAGCAGCCCCAAGTTGTAGCGCAAACGGGAGCAGTTTTGGCTGACCCGGTGGCGAGTTTGGTGAATCAATTGCAGGGTAATGTGGTTACGGTTACGCCCCAGGGTAGTTTTGACTATTGGAATCTCACGGGAGATACCTTGCGGGTGCGCTATCCCAATGAGCTAAATTGGTGGTTATTATTCCGCCGCTATCGGTGGGTTTTACTCGGATTGTTTTTAGTCATTGGCGGTATTTTGGCCTGGCGATTGTACCAAAAATTAGGCCGTCAAGCCCAAGCCCCCACCCCTCCCACCTCCTAAACTTGTGCCACCTTTTGACCCGGTTTTGCTGGTACAAGTGGGTGTTCTCAGCCCCGCCCAATTTGCTGAGGCGCAGGCGTGGCAAAACCAAAAGGGTTGTCCATTTCCAGAAGCTCTGAAAGAATTAGGAATGATAACCGAAAGTCGGTATATCACCGTGCGTTCCCAAATTACCCAAGAACAATTACTCAGGGATTGGCTCACCTCGAAAAACCACCATTTGGATTTGGGGTTGGCGGGTGTGCGTCCGCCCCACTATTGGAGTCAGGCGGAATTGTTTCCCTGTGCGTGGCAGGATCAGCAAACCCTAGTGGTAGCGGTGACGGAGCAAAGCCATAACCATGTCGCCCAAATTATTAACCAAATTTGGCCTGGGATGCGAGTGGTTCCTTTGCTGGCGACAGCTACGGAAATTACCCGCTTAATTGTGCAATTAAATCTGGGGAAGCAACTCGTTATATCTGGGGCAATTACTACGCAACAATGGCAAGATATTTTAGAAATTTACCGGCGGACTGGCTCTCCTATTGGGCAAATTCTCACCCGTTTGGACTACATCAAACCCCAAAAGTTGGTGCAAATTCTGGTGGATTTAACCGGCTGTCCTTCCTATTCCAATTTGATTGGTACGCCCGTCTGGTCTATGGATGCGGATTTGGTGCGTCGGTTTGACCCGAGGGTGATGGCGAGTCAGTTGTTTATCCCGTTAAATCAACTGGATGAACATACTATTTTAATCATGGTGCAAGACCCTCTGGATATGCGGGTAGATGCCCAAATTCACAAGCAATTTCCGGGGATAGAAATCACCAAAGTTCTCGGTACAGAGAGTGATATTACCTATCTGCTGGATTCCGAGTTTCAGCAGTTGTTTAGCTGGCAGGCGGTGTATCGTTTGGCGGCACGTTCGCCCCGGGAATCGGCGGCACAGGTGTTTACCCCGGCGCAAATTTTATTCGGTTATGTATTGCTGGTGATGGTATTTTGGGGATTGCTCAACCATACTTCCTTCACCCTCAGCGTGGTCATGTCCCTGGTGAATTTATTTTATGTGAGTGCGATTGGGTTTAAGTTACTTTTGAGTTTGGTGGGGGCAGTCGCCCGTAAACATTACGTTGACCCGGCTGATGTGGCGCGTTTAACCGATGACGAATTACCGGTTTA encodes the following:
- a CDS encoding phospholipase D-like domain-containing protein — protein: MTWPKFLRLLPILMLSAAPFGCGTRPKVAPLPQDGPILVYFNQSEAATYQDPYRKNIPVRYGDNFEAIILQEIENATRSIDVAVQEIRLPLVAKALVKKHQSGVRVRVIIENNYNVALSQLSNDDADDLNPHERSRYEEVVKLIDTNGDGKLSQEEINNGDAIIIMQNGNLSLIDDTADGSKGSGLMHHKFMVFDDRRVLITSANFTTSDMHGDFGSPESRGNPNSLVLMDSPEVGRIFGEEFNIMWGDGPGGAPDSKFGIQKPLREPQTVNLGAGTVTINFSPARRRQWDQSTNALIANTLSQAQNKIDLALFVFSEQKLADVMEPLHNKGVKIRALVEPDFAFKYYNETLDMWGIALPRKGTCKYEPENAPWANPAREVGVPKLPKGDRLHHKFGLIDNYVVIVGSHNWTPAGNHNNDETLLVIKNATVAAHFDREFNRLMQNVELGPPGWLLKAVKEADQECG
- the clcA gene encoding H(+)/Cl(-) exchange transporter ClcA, with the translated sequence MTLPESYRPGVVLGAALITGIMVGLVGGGFRQAVSWGTQTRFDLLAALGHSSGGQLGLALGVSVVMVLAGFWLMRWLAPETGGSGIPQIEGFLAGKLPLRSGRVLPVKFVAGWLMLVSGMVLGREGPTIQMGGSMGHLTSRWGQLSQEESRVLVAAGAAAGLTAAFNAPLAGILFVLEEMRPRFQNDTRAYQGITLACVMVMVVVQALGWNETVLPVKIYGAPPWVSLWVFALTGAALGVIGYVFNRGLVLALDILGQSGRRFFSLQAVIFGGLVGVLGYIYQPSLGSNEHLYHPLISGGEQVILWSLDRLAAVPEIWGLFLLRLVMTLLCYGSGAPGGIFAPLLAIATLFSQGLGREVYALFPQWLPEPGILTIAGMGGLVAATVRAPLTAIVLTLEITGNYQLILPLLVTCLTATLTAQYLGGEPIYEVLLARMLGQNRAH
- a CDS encoding cellulose biosynthesis cyclic di-GMP-binding regulatory protein BcsB, giving the protein MGRSWWLVGLGCGWLLGGAMPGLSQPARTVQKIPFRNLGFTRPVVLRGASPEFGVSIPLFSRTLEPAQSFVQLELAPSPVLKPSSTVRISLNGRPERVIQVKDLLPQKSIKIPLRLPPPGERFIAVGVESFLQITPDFCEDVASGNLFLTVGENSFFQVVQTEQDTPISYWFRPTYNRVVLVVPESMDVPTTQAALWMYSLLNYRFRESRVPIGWVAGKLESLKLDQNTEAAVVLHQDEKAPNIQRQGHILRVRAQPQVVQSLAQAEPAFMAPGVQVVASDPAAPRRLRDRRLFTELGWNETVKTGLGNQSFRLTFDLAQLGGRPQDLSLALRSRFSQASTDDAGALSAQIFLNGTFINSLNVGTQTQLNTTLALPESRLQRSNNLDVVFAVAQRDCRSPRPVTVQVLGASYLDWNGYQRPQGNFDDVPQDFLGAGQVVVAVDNPAVVAGTAQVLGMLSRSGGRPLLPELLPAAEVKNWANLPQRPQWRLLGTEPGVRLNSPIRLGQSFEIINPINQRTLLQAEPGASIGLLQAFSHQGVPTLWLSWWGEQPQVVAQTGAVLADPVASLVNQLQGNVVTVTPQGSFDYWNLTGDTLRVRYPNELNWWLLFRRYRWVLLGLFLVIGGILAWRLYQKLGRQAQAPTPPTS
- a CDS encoding glycosyltransferase family 2 protein; protein product: MPPFDPVLLVQVGVLSPAQFAEAQAWQNQKGCPFPEALKELGMITESRYITVRSQITQEQLLRDWLTSKNHHLDLGLAGVRPPHYWSQAELFPCAWQDQQTLVVAVTEQSHNHVAQIINQIWPGMRVVPLLATATEITRLIVQLNLGKQLVISGAITTQQWQDILEIYRRTGSPIGQILTRLDYIKPQKLVQILVDLTGCPSYSNLIGTPVWSMDADLVRRFDPRVMASQLFIPLNQLDEHTILIMVQDPLDMRVDAQIHKQFPGIEITKVLGTESDITYLLDSEFQQLFSWQAVYRLAARSPRESAAQVFTPAQILFGYVLLVMVFWGLLNHTSFTLSVVMSLVNLFYVSAIGFKLLLSLVGAVARKHYVDPADVARLTDDELPVYTILVPVYNEPEIVSMLIKGLGQLDYPHEKLDVLLLLEEKDRVTIEAAKAAHPPQYIRFIYIPDSKPKTKPKACNYGLAFAQGQYLTIYDAEDIPDPDQLKKALLAFRHGPANLVCVQAALNYFNRDENFLTRMFTLEYSYWFDYLLPGLETLQLPIPLGGTSNHFRTDRLLELGGWDPFNVTEDADLGIRASQRGYTVGVIDSTTYEEANCRPKNWIRQRSRWIKGYMQTWLVHNRDPWKSLTTLGLGNWLAYQFFVGGTIVCFLSNPILWLFFIYAAISRAPWLEQLFPGWMLYISLFNLILGNSIGIYLNMIAVFRRKYYNLTLYALLNPAYWLLHSAGSYMALWQLFTKPFYWEKTIHGLSKVGHGATPLGKPPQPQGN